In a single window of the Pseudopipra pipra isolate bDixPip1 chromosome Z, bDixPip1.hap1, whole genome shotgun sequence genome:
- the IL7R gene encoding interleukin-7 receptor subunit alpha — protein sequence MMQYEPLIPQHIPLLLLFVCCCCFRIKPAVWPNLPDHKKTLEKLCKKPKNNFDISFNPESFGYVHIHKVDGIQAKAELENFLQPSIAPETSLPEKFRKGSDLKMIPAMTDKSNLNLSVTYGGLRPAEAPHRLLGTSQFAVTEGNCSSSTYEVCHGNSVPLHNSGGSNFSSGPPLDPSGQPSPEPPDDDTVSQMLPNSEMRSPNNEETYVTMSSFYKIQ from the exons ATGATGCAATATGAACCTCTGATACCTCAACATATCCctcttttgctgctttttgtctgctgttgctgtttcagGATCAAGCCTGCTGTATGGCCAAACCTTCCTGATCATAAAAAAACACTGGAGAAACTATGCAAGAAGCCAAAAAAT AATTTTGATATAAGCTTTAACCCAGAGAGTTTTGGTTATGTTCATATCCATAAAGTGGACGGTATTCAGGCAAAAGCTGAACTGGAAAATTTTCTGCAGCCATCAATTGCTCCAGAGACAAGTCTTCCAGAAAAATTCAGGAAGGGATCAGACCTGAAGATGATACCTGCGATGACAGACAAAAGCAACCTAAATCTGTCTGTGACTTATGGAGGCCTCCGGCCGGCTGAGGCCCCGCACAGACTCCTGGGCACAAGCCAGTTTGCAGTCACGGAAGGaaactgcagctccagcacGTATGAGGTGTGCCACGGCAACAGCGTGCCCCTGCACAACAGCGGAGGTTCCAACTTTTCCTCTGGTCCTCCCCTGGATCCCTCTGGCCAGCCCAGTCCAGAGCCCCCAGATGATGACACTGTATCCCAGATGCTGCCTAACAGTGAAATGAGATCACCAAACAACGAGGAAACCTATGTAACAATGTCCAGCTTCTACAAAATTCAGTAA